The Theileria annulata chromosome 2, complete sequence, *** SEQUENCING IN PROGRESS *** genomic sequence CATTACTTATACAAAAGGAAAAAGAAGCTGGAATCCATCGCATCGTAGTCTATGTTATAAAAGTAACATAATATCGTATAAAAATCGGTCATATATACTACcacaatatataatttcattgAATTTTggaacaaattatttagttttggtgtagtaattatttagaaattCTTGACATTGGTCACAGAGCAGGTTTTCCCCAACGCTTTTCTTGAAAAGCCAGCACCTGAAGGTAATTGTGTAATCATAAACTATACCTTTTACACTTTTTATACTTTGAGTCCACCAAATCATACTTTACAATTCCATCGCCGTGACCGTTCTTCAGCTTGTTCACGAATTCCACTCCAGCCACGTTAAACAATAAGTTCAAATCGACCTTATACTGGTCCTACAGAcaatgtaaaataaatcatGTCTATTAAGGGAATGGTAGGATGTGTAACTAGTTGGAAGAAATAATTACAGAGTAAAAGAAACCTGTATGAGGCGTAAGACTTCTGTAATTTGGTTATTTTCCAGCCTTAGGATAAAGTTATTAGAGTGAGCATGCTGTTTATTGATCAGTTTCCTAACTGTCAATGCTGTCCCAATGGACTCAGTGACATCAGTGAGTGTCTTGGGTCTCACTGGCCATCTTCTTCTGAACAGTGAAATAGATTCTGGATTAATTGACCTGTAGATATCTTCACACATATGAGGAACAATAGGTCCCAGGACCCTAAGAAGTATGTAAAGGATCTTAAAAAGCACAAATCTGATAGCTTTATTCTTCTCATCTTCCCTCTTATACACGTATAAGAAGTTTTTAATGTAAGATAAGTATACACTGGAGAGTGATGTTATAAACTTCTCAACCATGTCCAATACTTTGAAAAACTGGCCCTTGCGGTAGTACTCACTCGACGACTCTGCCAGGGAGTATGCTTGCGATAAAAAGTACAGGTCCATTCCGCTCAATTGCGATTTTTTCACTGTAGAAATACCAATATCAGGTATAGAAATTACACTCCAATCGGCTTTTATATCATCATCCATCTTTGAATTGAGTGTGTCGTTATTTACAGAGCCAACAGGGAGCATGTTTTCTGAGGGTTCTGGTTCAGACTCAGACTCAGTCAAAACAccaattatatacttaaaaCAATTAACAATTTTCTTTTGAAGTTGTTGGGAGGACTTAAATGAATCAACTGAAAGATCTAAATCATGGCTTAAAAAGTCATTATTACAAACTAGTGTGCGCAATAAATCTACATTcatatacatattattttccttGTCCAATTCACTACTACCTTTGGTACTCAAGTTATCAGGGTTAGTTGAGGTTTGGAGTAACTGTGGTATATCGTAGCCGGgcttaattttatctttaacCTGACTAAATTCAACGTCAATTTTATGATCACCCACTCCAGGCTTATACAGACAATATTTAGTATCAACATCTCTATTAGTCACTACCAATTCTTTGGTTCCATTTAGTGCCCTTTCAAGATTCTGGTCAAGTTTGGGGAGCTGTTTGGACTTACTTAGCTTTTGGTCCTTTAGTTTTACAAAGAAATGCGTAAACAGATTATCAAATGGTGGAACTTTCTTTTCCACGGGTttattattcttaattatcCTGTTAATCCTTTCCATATACTCACTAgtttttgataatttagcAGCAGTCTTAGTCAGCATGTCAACTATTAAAAGTGACTGGAACCAACCTCTGTTTTGATCCTGGCCTTCAATCACGTATTTTTTGCAACCTTTAAGGACTTCTTCAATTTTTTTCttatatgataaatttttacTCTCGAGAATCTCCTTAATGATATAAACTGCCATTTCAATTGTGTATTTGCTAACCATTGCTGACTCGAACCAAATGTCCATGGTGTCTAGGATCCGGTTCGACTTTTTCCAAACCCTATCAGATATTCCTTCCTCAAAAGACTCGTAGGTCATCAAGCACTCTTTATCTTCGTATGGTATTGGTGCTCCCCAGCACCTCTGCCTTGACAGGCACCAGTCTCTATTCCTCGccattattatattatttaaatatttacgTGCAGAGTTAGGTGTTATTTGGATGTGATTTAGGAGATCCACAATCTCTTCTCTCTGTGGTAGTGATAACGAATATTGCTTTGTCAATCTTGTATGTACTGGATTTTCACATCTCCAATCCACATCCACTTCTATATCCTTATATTCATACTTTAGTAAATTTTCCCCCAATAATTCCAACAAGTTATTCTCGTTGAAATCT encodes the following:
- a CDS encoding isoleucyl-trna synthetase, putative (isoleucyl-trna synthetase, putative, PF00133 tRNA synthetases class I (I, L, M and V);~Signal peptide predicted for TA13750 by SignalP 2.0 HMM (Signal peptide probability 0.867, signal anchor probability 0.000) with cleavage site probability 0.532 between residues 15 and 16), with product MLILSVLFIYVTVKSDSSCVYLTQNTNCKNILNQDYNKQNYTFINPLNIIKSWGTFKGRDELKTDYDDDQISKTINLPRNVWPSFPDVNEAGIERQERVQKYWEEKNVYQKLFEKRFLNILKETKRYKYLLNHFKIIFDGPPYANGVPHLGHFLNKTIKDVFLRFFLLKGHLPIMIPGWDCHGMPIEHKILKMYNTDDNLDRINKELIKHLKEKEEEPDPEIDEMFKSVEHPLFTDEGSIYVKKYLNKIEDNSEEEKEEKLQKEKKNWTIFVRDKCQELAYRNIKAQKIYFKNAGIWGFWDYYYATYHSRFEKLTMTTFMRFYDTGLVYKELLPQIYSTKSKSVLADSEVIQKTKRVLTSFITFNVDLETCSKGVLKNLKAKMKELGLKDLKLVAWTTTSYTIPGNKGLAVDPKGDYHLYRKGNSLYIMNDLPTKSSDPFWSEFKRVGSLNQLNSSVESKETQLNGSVKSNGPEFREYIIDGFDMGGLEYYDPVYGNKFSVYYGNYVDLKKGTGIVHLSPAHGFDDYNTINADKRFKSSNNNNGFRYCNLFDKDENFYPDIHFGLVGMNIRDFNENNLLELLGENLLKYEYKDIEVDVDWRCENPVHTRLTKQYSLSLPQREEIVDLLNHIQITPNSARKYLNNIIMARNRDWCLSRQRCWGAPIPYEDKECLMTYESFEEGISDRVWKKSNRILDTMDIWFESAMVSKYTIEMAVYIIKEILESKNLSYKKKIEEVLKGCKKYVIEGQDQNRGWFQSLLIVDMLTKTAAKLSKTSEYMERINRIIKNNKPVEKKVPPFDNLFTHFFVKLKDQKLSKSKQLPKLDQNLERALNGTKELVVTNRDVDTKYCLYKPGVGDHKIDVEFSQVKDKIKPGYDIPQLLQTSTNPDNLSTKGSSELDKENNMYMNVDLLRTLVCNNDFLSHDLDLSVDSFKSSQQLQKKIVNCFKYIIGVLTESESEPEPSENMLPVGSVNNDTLNSKMDDDIKADWSVISIPDIGISTVKKSQLSGMDLYFLSQAYSLAESSSEYYRKGQFFKVLDMVEKFITSLSSVYLSYIKNFLYVYKREDEKNKAIRFVLFKILYILLRVLGPIVPHMCEDIYRSINPESISLFRRRWPVRPKTLTDVTESIGTALTVRKLINKQHAHSNNFILRLENNQITEVLRLIQDQYKVDLNLLFNVAGVEFVNKLKNGHGDGIVKYDLVDSKYKKCKRCWLFKKSVGENLLCDQCQEFLNNYYTKTK